Proteins co-encoded in one Enterobacter sp. R4-368 genomic window:
- the wzzE gene encoding ECA polysaccharide chain length modulation protein, producing the protein MIQPASGTPSTGTENELDIRGLFRTLWAGKLWIAGIALLFALLALVWTFFATQEWGATAVTDRPTVNMLGGYYSQQQFLRNLDDKANQTPTDQVSVMDEAYKEFIMQLASWDTRRDFWSQTDYYKQRLVGNSKADAATLDELINNIQYTPGDVVRNLNDNVKLIAETAPDANNLLRQYVAFASQRAASHLNDELKGAWAARTIQMKAQVKRQEEVAKAIYNRRLHNVQQALKIAEQHNISRNETEVPPDELPDSELFMLGRPMLQARLENLQAVGPQFDLDYDQNRAMLNTLNVGPTLDPRFQTYRYLRTPEEPVKRDSPRRAFLMIMWGIVGALIGSGIALTRRRSN; encoded by the coding sequence ATGATTCAACCAGCGTCAGGAACACCTTCAACGGGTACGGAAAACGAACTGGATATCCGGGGTTTATTCCGTACTTTGTGGGCAGGAAAATTATGGATCGCGGGAATAGCACTGCTGTTTGCTTTGCTCGCCTTAGTCTGGACTTTCTTTGCGACCCAGGAATGGGGAGCCACCGCAGTTACCGACCGCCCCACCGTCAATATGCTGGGAGGTTATTACTCCCAACAACAGTTCCTGCGTAACCTGGACGACAAAGCTAACCAGACACCAACCGATCAGGTATCGGTAATGGATGAGGCGTACAAAGAGTTTATTATGCAACTCGCCTCGTGGGATACGCGCCGCGATTTCTGGTCGCAAACGGATTACTACAAACAGCGCCTGGTGGGTAACAGCAAAGCGGATGCGGCGACGCTCGACGAACTCATCAATAACATCCAGTACACGCCAGGAGATGTTGTCCGCAACCTTAACGACAACGTTAAGTTAATTGCTGAAACCGCGCCGGATGCCAACAACTTGCTGCGTCAGTATGTCGCGTTTGCCAGCCAGCGTGCCGCCAGCCATCTTAATGATGAGCTGAAAGGTGCCTGGGCCGCGCGTACCATTCAGATGAAAGCGCAGGTGAAACGTCAGGAAGAAGTGGCAAAGGCTATTTATAACCGCCGTCTGCATAATGTCCAGCAAGCGCTAAAAATCGCCGAACAGCACAATATCTCTCGTAACGAAACAGAGGTTCCACCGGACGAATTGCCGGATTCAGAACTGTTTATGCTGGGTCGCCCAATGCTGCAAGCGCGGCTGGAAAATCTGCAAGCGGTAGGGCCGCAGTTCGATCTGGACTATGATCAAAACCGGGCAATGCTGAATACGCTTAACGTCGGTCCGACACTTGATCCCCGTTTTCAGACATATCGTTATTTGCGTACGCCGGAAGAACCGGTAAAACGCGACAGCCCGCGTCGTGCTTTCCTGATGATCATGTGGGGAATTGTCGGTGCGCTAATCGGGTCGGGTATTGCATTAACGCGCCGCCGTTCGAACTAA